Proteins from a genomic interval of Rosa chinensis cultivar Old Blush chromosome 2, RchiOBHm-V2, whole genome shotgun sequence:
- the LOC112187925 gene encoding BTB/POZ domain-containing protein NPY4 encodes MKFMKLGSKPDFFQTEGDNIRYVATELGTDVAINVGDVKFYLHKFPLLSKSARLQKLVATTNDDNSDEIHIHDIPGGPAAFEICAKFCYGMTVTLNAYNVVATRCAAEYLEMYETVEKGNLVYKVEVFLSSSIFRSWKDSIIVLQTTRSLLPWAEELKVVSHCLDSIASKATIDTSKVEWSYSYNHKKLPSENGNDPLWNGVGKQQMVPKDWWVEDLCGLQLDLYKRVITIIKTKGKISADVIGEALNAYTVKRLSGISKGMIQGGDVIKNRSLVETVIHLLPTGSVPCSFLLKLLKAAILLECGEMEKSELMRRISQQLEEATVSDLLIRAPAEEEMMYDVDIVHRLIEEFVARDQSAQTDPSMETEFQEIKTPRFLSDTSKVKVAKLVDGYLAETGRDPKLLVSEFVSLAEIVSSFPRSSHDGVYRAIDMFLKEHPGISKSEKKRICKLMDCRKLSAAACTHAVQNERLPLRVVVQVLFFEQARASVGGNSTPDLHGSIRALLPGGSHGSSRSTITNTEEDWDAVPTAEEIKALKGEISTLRLDDGNEGVGNDKNNHHGAKNHSEKVAASKMKGLLMSKKIFSKLWSNKERNGESSSDTSESPSSINAEETKSHSRSRRRSLS; translated from the exons ATGAAGTTCATGAAACTTGGATCCAAACCTGATTTCTTTCAGACAGAGGGGGATAATATTAG GTATGTGGCAACTGAGCTGGGGACTGATGTTGCTATTAATGTTGGAGATGTCAAGTTTTATTTGCACAAG TTCCCACTTTTGTCCAAGAGCGCACGCCTGCAGAAACTGGTGGCAACAACAAATGATGACAACAGTGACGAAATCCACATCCATGATATTCCGGGTGGACCTGCTGCTTTTGAAATATGTGCCAAGTTCTGTTATGGTATGACAGTGACTCTCAATGCATACAATGTGGTTGCAACTCGATGCGCAGCAGAGTACCTTGAGATGTATGAAACTGTTGAGAAAGGAAACCTTGTCTACAAGGTTGAAGTTTTCCTAAGCTCTAGCATCTTCCGAAGCTGGAAAGACTCGATAATTGTTCTTCAGACAACAAGGTCTCTTCTTCCCTGGGCTGAGGAACTTAAGGTTGTCAGCCATTGCCTAGATTCCATAGCATCCAAGGCTACCATTGATACTTCCAAGGTGGAATGGTCATATTCGTATAACCATAAAAAGCTGCCATCTGAGAATGGGAATGATCCACTCTGGAATGGTGTAGGAAAACAGCAGATGGTTCCAAAAGACTGGTGGGTAGAAGACCTCTGTGGGCTTCAACTTGATTTATACAAGCGGGTGATAACAATAATCAAGACCAAAGGGAAAATCTCTGCTGATGtaattggggaagccttaaatGCATACACTGTCAAAAGGTTATCAGGTATTAGTAAGGGTATGATTCAGGGAGGTGATGTCATAAAGAATAGATCATTGGTGGAGACGGTCATCCACCTGCTTCCTACAGGGAGTGTCCCCTGCAGTTTCTTACTTAAGTTGTTAAAAGCAGCCATCTTGTTAGAATGTGGAGAAATGGAAAAAAGTGAATTGATGAGGAGAATTAGCCAGCAGCTTGAGGAGGCCACAGTTTCTGATCTTTTAATTCGAGCCCCAGCTGAGGAAGAAATGATGTATGATGTTGATATAGTGCACAGGCTAATTGAAGAGTTCGTGGCACGTGATCAAAGTGCTCAGACAGATCCTTCAATGGAAACTGAATTCCAGGAGATCAAAACCCCTAGGTTCCTATCAGATACTTCAAAGGTGAAGGTGGCAAAGCTGGTTGATGGCTACCTTGCCGAAACTGGACGTGATCCCAAGTTACTGGTGTCAGAGTTTGTCAGTCTTGCTGAAATTGTATCAAGCTTCCCGCGATCATCTCATGATGGAGTTTACCGTGCCATTGACATGTTTCTAAAG GAACACCCGGGAATCAGCAAGAGTGAAAAGAAGAGAATATGCAAATTAATGGACTGTAGGAAGTTATCAGCAGCAGCCTGCACACATGCTGTGCAAAATGAGCGGCTGCCCCTGAGAGTCGTTGTGCAGGTCCTTTTCTTCGAACAGGCTAGGGCTTCAGTTGGTGGAAACAGTACACCTGATCTACATGGATCCATCAGAGCCTTACTCCCTGGTGGGTCTCATGGAAGCTCAAGATCCACTATAACCAACACAGAAGAGGACTGGGATGCTGTGCCAACCGCCGAGGAGATCAAGGCTTTAAAAGGGGAGATATCTACACTACGGTTAGATGATGGTAATGAGGGAGTTGGCAATGATAAGAATAATCATCATGGTGCTAAAAACCATTCTGAAAAAGTTGCTGCCAGCAAAATGAAAGGGTTACTGATGTCAAAGAAGATATTCTCTAAGCTCTGGTCAAACAAGGAAAGGAATGGTGAAAGCAGCTCGGATACATCGGAGAGTCCTAGTTCCATCAATGCTGAAGAAACAAAATCCCATTCCAGGAGTAGGAGGCGCTCATTATCTTAG
- the LOC112186013 gene encoding putative disease resistance protein RGA3, translating to MHQPRYYCLLGQEEERNSCFLCDCLKMPESLLIFVAQGVLKKVALLAAQEFMLAWGFKAELTRLSHSLSVIQDFLCGAVDHQPEDRGMAVEDWVKKLKDLAHEADEVLDEINYEVLRRKVELQNQMKKKVLNFLSASNPILFRLKMTQKIKNINASLVDLKSEATFIGLVSKKHIDAIPQGSRLDRETDSFFEKDEKIIGRGEHVSTIIESLINPNNHENLSVMAIVGMPGIGKTTLAKSIFNQPGISSYFDKRMWVSVSNTFEVNSILSQILELLDSTKAGITSREALLQNLREKLTGKRHFLVLDDVWNEDPQKWSVLKNCLSKLDFAPGSTIVVTTRSAKVASIAETLPRCNLQKLTEDECWTILKNRAFLDGSAPISVDLERLGREIARKCAGVPLVAKVSGSMLRSKHSKAEWLSIKESRIWDLQEEEDRIMSVLKLSFDNLKSTSLKQCFAYCSIFVKDLEIERDNLIQLWMAEGLLHPSPDNIDAEMEDVGNDHFNTLLESSLFQDATRDDYGLITKCKMHDLVHNLAEEVFKSECLIRDFNEIDSEHTIRHVAKIPTSSVERLPEGSISRFRSLFLNDKVRNSLYERLRDLRILNLYEANIQELPSSIGKLKHLRYLDVSKTRIKALPTSIGMLYNLQTLRARHCALKEFPKEVQNLINLRHLYFSGYNEIPVGMGRLTRLQTVSCFTVGKKKGHRCEELASLNELKGQLIIYSLEHVRDREEAEKAKLKEKKNLRKLRFVWTESRQMNNSHEDVLEGLQPHPNLESLEIDCFRGDNFPSWMMTRSLQLNNLKNIRLRNCNRCEEVPILGHLSNLKHLVITNLRNLKCLGIEFYGNYYVSDAAAASMEPIILFPALKTLSIGNCYQLSEWMEAWMMPSGKVVVFPCLEELSVTYCRKLINAPSHFPSLKKLMISYVDDDRPVASISGNLTTLTSLFLNDIPGLTTLPGRMWKNNKNLTSLYIVGCANLTCIAPNVIGCCASLRVVYVSGCEKLRHLPDGLDTLPLEELKLLKCPNLEFIPINHGLTSLRTLEVKNCNGLSRLPSGLQYCTSVQELSIGSCSSLPSLPFEEVMPSLRELKVVQCEELSSLPALECFRAIRHLTIIKCPKLASISRSIREYAATSTDANLLPQGIPEIFTSLEELFIRDCISLQSIPTLQGLTSLRQLEISNCGNVECLPAGLHCLIGLKELRIGGFCKELDFFPDFQVPSQLEKLELSGWPKLKSLPHQIQNFSSSLTSLVIISFNGVESFPEWLGNLASLEYLLIKSCEKLMYLPTLEAMRCLTTLRDLVIQDCPLLKENCAKESGPEWPKISHIPHISGT from the exons ATGCATCAACCTAGATACTATTGTCTTCTAGGTCAAGAAGAGGAGAGAAACAGTTGTTTTCTCTGTGATTGTCTCAAGATGCCAGAATCTCTCCTTATTTTTGTGGCCCAGGGAGTGCTGAAGAAGGTGGCTTTACTTGCGGCTCAAGAATTCATGCTTGCCTGGGGATTCAAAGCAGAACTAACCAGGCTCAGTCACTCATTATCCGTGATTCAGGATTTCTTATGTGGTGCTGTTGATCATCAACCAGAAGATCGGGGCATGGCAGTGGAAGACTGGGTGAAGAAGCTGAAAGACTTGGCTCATGAAGCCGATGAGGTATTGGACGAAATCAACTATGAAGTTCTCCGGCGTAAAGTAGAACTACAAAACCAAATGAAGAAAAAGGTACTCAACTTCCTTTCTGCCTCCAATCCCATTTTATTTCGTCTTAAAATgacacaaaaaattaagaacatCAACGCATCTTTGGTGGATCTCAAAAGTGAGGCAACTTTCATTGGACTAGTTTCAAAGAAGCACATAGATGCAATCCCTCAAGGATCACGGCTCGACAGAGAAACCGATTCATTCTTTGAGAAGGATGAAAAGATCATTGGAAGGGGGGAACATGTGTCAACGATAATTGAGTCCTTGATCAACCCGAACAATCATGAAAATCTTTCGGTTATGGCGATTGTGGGAATGCCAGGAATAGGAAAGACAACTCTGGCCAAGTCGATATTCAACCAACCTGGTATCAGTTCATATTTTGATAAGAGAATGTGGGTGAGCGTATCCAACACCTTTGAGGTCAATTCGATTTTAAGTCAGATCTTGGAACTACTTGATTCAACGAAGGCCGGTATAACAAGTAGGGAGGCATTGCTTCAAAACCTCCGAGAAAAGTTGACAGGTAAAAGACATTTTCTTGTACTCGATGATGTTTGGAATGAAGATCCTCAGAAGTGGAGCGTGTTGAAGAATTGTTTGTCAAAACTTGATTTTGCCCCGGGAAGCACCATTGTTGTCACTACCCGTAGTGCCAAAGTTGCATCCATTGCGGAAACACTTCCTAGATGCAATTTGCAAAAGCTAACAGAAGATGAATGCTGGACCATATTGAAAAATAGAGCATTTCTAGATGGTAGTGCTCCAATATCTGTTGATCTAGAAAGACTTGGAAGGGAAATTGCCAGAAAGTGTGCAGGAGTCCCATTAGTGGCAAAG GTTTCTGGAAGCATGTTGCGTTCTAAACATAGTAAAGCCGAATGGTTGTCAATTAAAGAAAGCAGAATATGGGacttgcaagaagaagaagatagaatcATGTCTGTCTTAAAGCTGAGCTTTGATAATTTGAAATCTACATctttaaaacaatgttttgcatATTGCTCGATATTTGTGAAAGATTTAGAAATAGAAAGAGATAACTTGATCCAACTGTGGATGGCTGAGGGATTGCTCCATCCTTCTCCGGATAATATTGATGCAGAGATGGAGGATGTAGGCAATGATCATTTCAACACTCTATTGGAAAGCTCCTTATTTCAAGATGCTACAAGGGATGACTATGGCCTTATTACCAAATGCAAGATGCATGATCTCGTGCACAATCTTGCGGAAGAAGTATTCAAATCTGAGTGCTTGATCCGGGACTTCAATGAGATAGATAGTGAACATACGATACGACATGTTGCAAAGATTCCTACTTCATCAGTAGAAAGATTGCCAGAAGGAAGTATTAGCAGATTCCGTTCACTGTTTTTGAATGACAAGGTCCGTAATAGCCTCTATGAAAGGCTTAGAGATTTACGCATCTTAAACTTATATGAGGCTAATATTCAGGAGTTACCAAGTTCAATTGGCAAGTTGAAACACTTGAGGTATTTAGACGTCTCCAAAACAAGAATCAAAGCACTCCCCACATCTATTGGCATGCTCTATAACCTTCAGACTTTAAGAGCAAGGCATTGTGCTCTTAAAGAGTTTCCGAAAGAAGTACAAAACTTGATCAACTTGCGACATCTTTACTTCAGTGGGTATAATGAAATTCCAGTTGGGATGGGGCGATTGACTCGTCTCCAAACAGTATCCTGCTTTACGGTGGGCAAAAAGAAGGGTCATAGATGTGAGGAGTTGGCTAGCTTGAATGAGTTGAAAGGCCAGTTAATTATATATAGTCTTGAGCATGTACGGGATAGGGAAGAAGCTGAGAAAGCAAAactgaaggagaagaaaaatttGCGAAAGTTGAGATTTGTATGGACAGAAAGTAGGCAGATGAACAACAGTCATGAGGATGTACTTGAAGGCCTCCAACCGCATCCTAACTTGGAAAGCTTGGAGATCGATTGTTTCAGGGGTGATAATTTTCCATCATGGATGATGACTAGGTCGTTGCAGCTGAACAATTTGAAGAATATTCGCTTACGCAACTGCAACAGATGTGAAGAAGTCCCAATACTCGGACACCTATCAAATCTAAAGCATCTTGTCATTACTAATTTGAGGAACTTGAAATGTTTGGGAATTGAGTTTTATGGTAATTATTATGTTAGCGATGCAGCTGCTGCAAGTATGGAGCCAATTATATTATTTCCAGCATTGAAAACACTAAGTATTGGTAACTGCTATCAGCTAAGTGAATGGATGGAAGCATGGATGATGCCATCAGGAAAAGTAGTCGTTTTTCCTTGCCTTGAGGAACTATCTGTAACATATTGTCGCAAGTTGATAAACGCTCCAAGTCATTTTCCCTCTCTCAAGAAATTGATGATATCATACGTTGATGATGATAGGCCAGTAGCAAGTATAAGCGGCAACCTTACCACTCTCACTTCTCTCTTTCTGAATGATATTCCGGGGCTTACTACTCTGCCAGGAAGGATGTGGAAGAACAACAAGAATCTCACATCTTTATACATTGTAGGTTGTGCTAACTTGACTTGTATTGCTCCTAATGTAATTGGCTGTTGCGCATCTCTTCGGGTAGTGTATGTTAGTGGTTGTGAAAAGCTGAGGCATCTACCTGACGGTTTAGACACCCTCCCTCTCGAGGAGTTGAAGTTACTCAAATGTCCTAATTTGGAGTTCATTCCAATTAATCACGGCCTCACATCTCTGCGCACGTTGGAGGTAAAAAATTGTAATGGTTTGTCAAGACTACCGAGTGGGCTTCAATATTGCACGTCTGTTCAGGAACTCTCTATAGGGAGCTGCTCTAGTCTACCATCTCTTCCATTTGAAGAAGTCATGCCATCACTACGCGAATTGAAAGTGGTGCAATGTGAGGAACTATCAAGCCTACCTGCTCTAGAATGTTTTCGTGCTATTCGGCATTTGACAATAATAAAATGCCCTAAACTAGCATCCATTTCAAGATCCATCCGTGAATATGCTGCTACTTCGACTGATGCAAATCTACTACCTCAAGGCATACCAGAAATCTTCACCAGTTTAGAGGAGTTGTTTATAAGAGACTGCATTAGTCTACAATCTATACCAACTTTACAGGGCCTCACATCCCTCCGCCAGCTGGAGATTTCTAATTGTGGAAATGTAGAATGTCTGCCGGCAGGGCTCCACTGCCTCATAGGTTTGAAGGAATTGCGAATCGGTGGATTCTGCAAGGAGCTTGATTTCTTCCCCGATTTTCAGGTTCCATCACAACTTGAAAAATTAGAGCTATCTGGATGGCCTAAGCTCAAGTCTCTGCCTCACCAGATTCAAAACTTCAGTAGTTCACTAACATCTTTGGTTATTATATCCTTCAACGGAGTGGAGTCATTCCCAGAGTGGTTGGGAAACCTTGCATCTCTTGAGTACTTGCTCATTAAAAGTTGTGAGAAATTGATGTATCTACCTACACTTGAAGCTATGCGATGCCTCACCACATTAAGAGATCTAGTAATTCAAGATTGTCCCCTTCTAAAAGAAAATTGTGCAAAGGAAAGCGGACCAGAATGGCCAAAGATTTCTCACATTCCCCACATCTCAG GAACCTGA